The Streptomyces sp. NBC_00306 sequence CGAAGGTGCGCGAACCGACGGCGATCGCGCGGCCGCGGTCCTGGAGTGCCCCGGTCACCAGCTCGGCCGCGCTCATCGTGCCGCTGTCGACCAGGGCGACCACGGGCCTGACGGTGTCCCCGCCCGCCGAGGCGTAGAGGGAGCGCTGCTCACCCCGTATGTCGTACGTGGCGACGAGTCCGCCGTCCAGGAAAGCGGAGGCCGCGGCGACGGCCTCGGCGACCAGACCGCCCGCGTTGCCGCGCAGATCGAGCAGGACACCCGCACCGGCAGGGGCGGACCGCACCGCGTCCCGCACGCGGGCGCCCGAGCCCTTGGTGAAGGAGGAGACCCGGATCATCACGGCACCGTCCTGGAGGTGACGGACGGTGACGGTCTCGGTGCTGAGTGTCGTACGCGTCAGGGTCTCGGTCCACGCCCGGCCGGCGCGCTCCATACCGAGGGCCACGCGCGTGCGCTCACTCCCCCGCAGCAGGGCCACGACCTCGGTGACGGGACGGTCGGCCACCCGCCTGCCGTCGATGGTGCGCAGCCGGTCGCCGGCCTCGATGCCCGCCTTCTCCGCGGGGCCGCCGGACTGGACCCGGGCCACTTCGACGCGTCCGTCGGCGGCCCGGCGGGCGGTGAGGCCGACACCGGTGTACTCGCCGTCGAGTGCCTGCTGGAAGTCCGCGTACTCCTCGCGGTCGTACACCGCACCCCAGCGGTCGCCGCTGCGGCTGACGACTTCCTCGGCCGCCTTCGTCCCCGACTTGCCGTCGGCCATGGCCTCGGCCGCGGCACGGGCCAGAGCGTCGCGGTCGACGGTGGCGGCGGCGGGCCGGGCGGCCAGCGGACGGGGGGCGTTGTCGTCCTCGCGCGGCAGGGCGTTGGTGGCCGCCGCGGTGGCGAGAACACTCGCAAAGACCAATGTCAGGGCCGCCCCGCGGCGAATGCGGCGGGGCCGAGGACAGAACTCCGGGCCCGGCATGGCGACGAGTCTAGGCCAAGCGAAGGGCGCCGTACGGTTGTTGCCCGTACGGCGCCCGGGGCGCTTGTCACACCTTGAGGTACTTGCGCAATGCGATGAAAGCGGCCATGGCAGGCATCAGCAGACCGATCGCAATCACCAGCGGGAGCTTGGTGACGACCGCGTCCCAGCCGATGAAATTGACCAGCTGCATCTTCTCGGACAGCGCCAGACCGTGGTCGATCAGGAAGTATCTGCCGACGAGCAGCATCAGCGAGGCGACCAGACCGCCCAACAGGCCCGCGAACGCGGCCTCCATGATGAACGGCATCTGGATGTAGAAGCTGGACGCTCCCACCAGCCGCATGATCCCGGTCTCACGCCTACGGCTGAACGCCGACACACGCACGGTGTTGACGATCAGCATCAGCGCAATCACCAGCATCAGCGCCATCACGAACAGTGCCGCTATGTTCATGCCGTTCATCAGGGAGAAGAGATTCTCCAGGATGTTGCGCTGGTCCTGGACGGACTGCACGCCGTCCCGGCCGGCGAAGGCGGTGGCGACCACCTTGTACTTCTCCGGGTCGTCCAGCTTGACCCGGAACGACTCCTGCATCTGGTCCGGCGTGATGGTGGACGCGATGGGAGTGTCGCCGTACTGGTCGCGGTAGTGCTTGTACGCCTCCTCGGCCGTCTCGTGATGGACCGAGTCGACCACGTCCATCTTCTTGAGATCGCCCTCGATCTGCTGCTTCTGCTGTGCGGTGACCGCGCCCTTGGCGCACTTGGGCGACGTGGAGGCGTCGTTCTTGTTGCACAGGAAGATGGAGACGTTGACCTTGTCGTACCAGAAGTCCTTCATGGTGCTGACCTGCTCGCGCATGAGCAGCGCGCCGCCGAAGAGGGCGAGCGACAGAGCCACGGAGACGATGACGGCGAAGGTCATGGTGAGATTGCGACGGAGACCTACGCCGATCTCCGACAGTACGAACTGGGCGCGCATCGCGTGCGTTCAGCCTTTCCTTAGCTCAGTGCTGGTAGCCGTAGACGCCGCGTGCCTGGTCGCGTACGAGACGGCCCTTCTCGAGCTCGATCACACGCTTGCGCATCTGGTCGACGATGTTCTGGTCGTGGGTCGCCATCACGACGGTCGTACCGGTCCTGTTGATCCGGTCCAGCAGCTTCATGATGCCGACGGACGTCTGCGGGTCGAGGTTGCCGGTCGGCTCGTCCGCGATCAGCAGCATGGGCCGGTTGACGAACGCCCGCGCGATCGCGACACGCTGCTGCTCACCGCCGGAGAGCTCACCGGGCATCCGGTCCTCCTTGCCGCCGAGTCCGACGAGGTCGAGGACCTGCGGCACGGCCTTGCGGATCTCACCGCGCGGCTTGCCGATGACCTCCTGCGCGAATGCCACGTTCTCCGCGACGGTCTTGTTGGGCAGGAGACGGAAGTCCTGGAAGACGGTGCCCAGCTGGCGGCGCATGTGCGGCACCTTGAAGTTGGACAGCCGTGCCAGGTCCTTGCCGAGGACATGCACGAGCCCCTGGCTTGCACGCTCCTCGCGGAGGACCAGCCGCAGAAAGGTCGACTTGCCGGAACCGGAGGAACCCACCAGGAAGACGAACTCTCCCTTCTCGATCTCGAGGGAGACGTCACGCAGGGCGGGGCGGTTCTGCTTGGGGTAGCTCTTGGAGACGTTGTCGAATCGGATCACGGGTGCACCACGGTCGGCCGGGAGTAGGTGTGCGTGACACTACGCGAAGCGGGGTTGCGGGCGCAGTCAGCAGTCTGGGTTGCGTACTTTGTCACGTCACGGTTGACGAAGGAACCGGTGGGGCGCGCCGAAAAGCGCCCGAGCTGGCATGGTGGTAGGGGAACAGTGTCGTTCCCCTGTGCGTTGTCGGGAAAGAACTGTGCATACGGTCCGCGCCCGCGGCTCCGGCGCGCGGGAGGAGGAGAGCGCATGACCTACGACCGATTGGTGTGCGCGAACTGCGCGGCCCCGGTGAATGAGGGCCGCTGCCCGGTGTGCCGGGCGAACCGCGAGCGACTCCAGCAGGAGGGACCGTTCGGCGGTCTGAGCCCGGTGGCGCTGCTGACGCTGCTGGTGGTGCTGATCGCGGCGCTGGCGCTGCTGGCCGCGCACCAGACCGCGTAGGACGTACGCAAAAGGAGGGCCCGGGGCGCTGAGCGCGCCCCGGGCCCTCCTTTCTGTGTGCTGTGCGCTACGCGCCGTAATGCTTAGACGGCGGTGCGGTTGCTGCCCACGAGACGGGGGAGCATCCGGAAGCCGATACCACCGGCGATCATGGTGGCAGCACCGAGGAGCAGGAAGGTGGTCTCGGCGGCGCCGGTCTCCGCCAGCTCCTCCTTGGCCTGGCCCTGCTCGACCGGCTGGGAGCCGGCGTTGTCGGTGTCGGTGTTGTTGCCGTCGCCGTCGATGACACCACCGTCGGTGTCGGTGCCACCGGTGCCGCCCGGCGTGGTGGACTCGGACGGGTCAGGGTTCTCGGTCGGGTCCTCGGTCGGAGGCTCCTCGGTGGGAGGCTCCTCCGTCGGCGGCTCCTCGGTGGGAGGCTCCTCCGTCGGCGGCTCCTCGGTCGGAGGCTCCTCCGTCGGCGGCTCCTCGGTCGGAGGCTCCTCCGTCGGCGTCGGGTCCGGGATCACGGTCGGCAGGCCCGTCGGCTCCGGCGGGTTGAGACCCAGGCCGGCGTCGATGCCGTTCCGGTCAGCGTTGACCGAGGCGTCGAGGGGACCCACGTTGATGTCCACGCCGACGGCCGAGGCGGCGCCCGCGGCGGTCAGCGACGCGCCGGCGGCGATCACCGCGCCGGCGGCTATGCGCGCTACGCGGATCCGCGTCTTCTTCGTCATCTGGCTGCTACCCCCAGTAGCTAATCGTCAATGGAGCAGCGTCCGGGGCTGCGGCCGCAGAGGTATTGACGTCTCCCCCACATCACACGCGCCCCAGAGATACGCATGCCGAGCGTCACCCTTCCCACTTTTCGCGGACGCGTCAAGGTCGTTGCGCGTGCGATGTCCGGTATGCGGGAGGTTGCCTGACCTGCGCCGATGCAACTGTGACATAAAAGGGAACTGCCGCCCCGCAGAGGGTGGTTACCTTGTCGACAAAGCACTGTTCTGGCAGGCTCGCCGCTTGCGGTAGTGAACAACAACCACTCGATCGTGGGTAGTTGCGGCAGCTTGATCATCCCCTGCCACTCACCCGTGGGTGTATCGGGCTACCGTGTACGCAGTTGGACCGGTGAGCCCCGCCTCTGTGCCGTCGCGCATGTCCAGGACTTCAAAGCCGGCACCCTCCACGTATCGATCCAGCTCGCGAGGGAACAGGACACGCCTGCGGATCTCGTCCAGCGCCTCGTCGCCCGAGGGGAGCACCCAGTGCCGGTGCGTGGTGTTGATCTGGGTCCGTAGGTCCCACTCATGTCGGATGGTGACCGTGGCGGGTCCCCAAGGGGTGTCAACCGTGGCGGCAATCGGCTCAGTCCAGGTGATCGGGGCGACAGGGGAGCACAGCACAAGCAGCGTGCCCGGCAGGGCATGGGCCGCGAATGTGGCGAAGACCTGGCTGATCTCCTCGTTGTCGTGCACGTAGGCCAGGCTGTTGCCCATACAGGTCACCACGTCCATGCGCTTGCCGAGTCGTGTGGTGCGCATGTCCCCGGTGCGGATGTCCAGCCCCGGCCGGGCCTGGTGGGCGTAGTCGACAAGTCCGGGCTGGAGATCCACGCCGATGCACTCGAAGCGCTCGGCCAGGATCTCCAGATCCCGGCCGGTACCGCATCCGAAATCGACCAGAGTCCGGGCGTCCGGCCGGTGCAGCTCGATCAGGGGCCGGCACATCCCGGCGCTTGCGCTGCCTGACTGCACCACGTCGTAAAGAGCCGGATCGCGGTACAAGAGGTTGGTGGCTTCCACGTACTCGGCTTCCGTGTCGGGGCTGGTCACATGAGACTTCGCAGTCCGACCTCCAAGGCGAGCACATCGCACAGCAGGTCAGGGACGACCAAGGCGGCGTCGGCATCCTTGCCCGCCTGGATGAGAGCCTTGCCGTCAACGTAGCCGAGGTCCACCAGAACCGAATCCTGCAGCATGTCGTCCAGCACGGGCAGGCCGTAGGAACGCAGGCCCTTCTCCAGGACGGCCAGGAAGTTCTCCGGCTCGGTCGGCGCCGCCACCCACTCGGGCAGGCCCGCCCGCCTGATCCGCTCACGGAACAACGCCTTGCCGCGCTTGTGCTCGCGCGGCAACTGCTCCATGAACCGCACAATCCACGGGTGCACCAACGGGCTCACGGGCCAGATCCCGGCCCGGAGGAATCCGGGGTTGTGCATCCCGAACGACATCAGGGTCGGTACGGGCACTACCGGGATGGGGGCCATGTGCTCGTCCACCTCAGCGAGCGCACGGACTGCTTTGGCTCCGAGCCACGGTACGGGTTCCGGCGTCGGCAGTTCGGCGAGTGTCCTGGAGTGGTGGGCGTTGACCTCGTCCCCTCCGCTGCCGGTGAACATCACCTCGCACCGCCGGGCGTCTGCCTGCTCCCGCACGACGTCGAACGCCTCCTGGTAGAAGGCTCCCGCCGGATCGTGCGGCTTGCCCAGGGCGCGTACGCCTCCGGGGCAGAAGGGTGGGTGCTGCATGGCGGGGGTGGCCGTGTCCAGGAAGCCGCAGTGCTCCACAAGGGCCCGGCGTCGCTCGTGTTGCTGCCTGCCGGTGCTTCCTCCCACCAGCAGGCCGAAACTGTGCACCTCGGGGAAGCAGGCCGCTTTCAGGGCCAGGGCGA is a genomic window containing:
- a CDS encoding class I SAM-dependent methyltransferase, producing the protein MTSPDTEAEYVEATNLLYRDPALYDVVQSGSASAGMCRPLIELHRPDARTLVDFGCGTGRDLEILAERFECIGVDLQPGLVDYAHQARPGLDIRTGDMRTTRLGKRMDVVTCMGNSLAYVHDNEEISQVFATFAAHALPGTLLVLCSPVAPITWTEPIAATVDTPWGPATVTIRHEWDLRTQINTTHRHWVLPSGDEALDEIRRRVLFPRELDRYVEGAGFEVLDMRDGTEAGLTGPTAYTVARYTHG
- the ftsX gene encoding permease-like cell division protein FtsX; the protein is MRAQFVLSEIGVGLRRNLTMTFAVIVSVALSLALFGGALLMREQVSTMKDFWYDKVNVSIFLCNKNDASTSPKCAKGAVTAQQKQQIEGDLKKMDVVDSVHHETAEEAYKHYRDQYGDTPIASTITPDQMQESFRVKLDDPEKYKVVATAFAGRDGVQSVQDQRNILENLFSLMNGMNIAALFVMALMLVIALMLIVNTVRVSAFSRRRETGIMRLVGASSFYIQMPFIMEAAFAGLLGGLVASLMLLVGRYFLIDHGLALSEKMQLVNFIGWDAVVTKLPLVIAIGLLMPAMAAFIALRKYLKV
- the ftsE gene encoding cell division ATP-binding protein FtsE, with amino-acid sequence MIRFDNVSKSYPKQNRPALRDVSLEIEKGEFVFLVGSSGSGKSTFLRLVLREERASQGLVHVLGKDLARLSNFKVPHMRRQLGTVFQDFRLLPNKTVAENVAFAQEVIGKPRGEIRKAVPQVLDLVGLGGKEDRMPGELSGGEQQRVAIARAFVNRPMLLIADEPTGNLDPQTSVGIMKLLDRINRTGTTVVMATHDQNIVDQMRKRVIELEKGRLVRDQARGVYGYQH
- a CDS encoding LPXTG cell wall anchor domain-containing protein; translation: MTKKTRIRVARIAAGAVIAAGASLTAAGAASAVGVDINVGPLDASVNADRNGIDAGLGLNPPEPTGLPTVIPDPTPTEEPPTEEPPTEEPPTEEPPTEEPPTEEPPTEEPPTEEPPTEDPTENPDPSESTTPGGTGGTDTDGGVIDGDGNNTDTDNAGSQPVEQGQAKEELAETGAAETTFLLLGAATMIAGGIGFRMLPRLVGSNRTAV
- a CDS encoding asparagine synthase translates to MLSMRLRLFDLQEPKWSTDGGRWVNGESWIESVNVSTLVMEVNDDLAPRVRVRVKECKGDEADFVAITMGPGEVRLAAGVLGTAPLYLTERDGELHASWDLTVLRPYLRADRLVPRVVARTLTRQHRYTCETLFEGVYRLTERASARFTSAGLSIHYPEPAEHVLEPRKLRPGIDPLAALDELLTDVIRQAPTATGCVGLELSGGADSGNVALALKAACFPEVHSFGLLVGGSTGRQQHERRRALVEHCGFLDTATPAMQHPPFCPGGVRALGKPHDPAGAFYQEAFDVVREQADARRCEVMFTGSGGDEVNAHHSRTLAELPTPEPVPWLGAKAVRALAEVDEHMAPIPVVPVPTLMSFGMHNPGFLRAGIWPVSPLVHPWIVRFMEQLPREHKRGKALFRERIRRAGLPEWVAAPTEPENFLAVLEKGLRSYGLPVLDDMLQDSVLVDLGYVDGKALIQAGKDADAALVVPDLLCDVLALEVGLRSLM
- a CDS encoding S41 family peptidase; translation: MPGPEFCPRPRRIRRGAALTLVFASVLATAAATNALPREDDNAPRPLAARPAAATVDRDALARAAAEAMADGKSGTKAAEEVVSRSGDRWGAVYDREEYADFQQALDGEYTGVGLTARRAADGRVEVARVQSGGPAEKAGIEAGDRLRTIDGRRVADRPVTEVVALLRGSERTRVALGMERAGRAWTETLTRTTLSTETVTVRHLQDGAVMIRVSSFTKGSGARVRDAVRSAPAGAGVLLDLRGNAGGLVAEAVAAASAFLDGGLVATYDIRGEQRSLYASAGGDTVRPVVALVDSGTMSAAELVTGALQDRGRAIAVGSRTFGKGSVQMPSRLPDGSVAELTVGHYRTPAGHSVDGRGITPDLLAAEGAEERARTVLSGLGGGS